In Cucurbita pepo subsp. pepo cultivar mu-cu-16 chromosome LG04, ASM280686v2, whole genome shotgun sequence, the following are encoded in one genomic region:
- the LOC111792657 gene encoding protein CTR9 homolog, protein MHEPSTWVGKGQLLLTKGEVEQAFAAFKIVLDGDRDNVPALLGQACVEFNRGHFSESLELYKRALQVYPDCPAAVRLGIGLCRYQLKQYGKAKQAFERVLQLDPENVEALVALAIIDLNTNDAGRIRNGMEKMQRAFEVYPFCAMALNYLANHFFFTGQHFLVEQLTETALAITNHGPTKSHSFYNLARSYHSKGDYEKAGLYYMASAKEANKPREFVFPYYGLGQVQLKMGDLRSALSNFEKVLDVCPDNCDTLKVLGHIYVQLGQADKAQETLRKATKIDPRDAQAFLDLGELLISTDEGAALDAFKTASNLLKKGGQEVHIEVLNNLGVLHFEREEFELAERIFKEALGDGIWLDFIDGKERCPTIDASASVLQYKDMELFYRLEREGRSIVLPWKKVTTLFNLARLLEQLHNIEVASVLYRLILFKYPDYVDAYLRLASIAKARNYVQLSIELVNDALKVNEKCSNALSMLGELELKNDDWVRAKETFRAAGEATDGKDSYATLSLGNWNYFAALRNEKRNPKLEATHLEKSKELYTRVLVQHPANLYAANGAGVILAEKGQFDVSKDIFTQVQEAASGNIFVQMPDVWINLAHVYFAQGNFSLAVKMYQNCLRKFYYNTDYQILLYLARTFYEAEQWQDCKKTLLRAIHLAPSNYTLRFDAGVAMQKFSASTLQKTKRTADEVRSTVVELENAVRVFSQLSAASNLHFHGFDEKKIDTHVCYCKHLLEAAGVHLKAAEHEEQQIRQRQELARQVAFAEDARRKADEQRKFQLERRKLEDEEKRMMQQEQHFKRVKEQWKSTTPAKRRERSEIDDDEAGNSEKRRRKGGKRRKKDRKGKSHYETEEADNDMMDDQELDNEDNNISYRESHSQMNDQDDDVEGNDQDALAEAGLEDSDAEDEALQGVPSSNAGRRRATWSESEDDEPMHTQGKSRLERENSAGLEGSDGEIK, encoded by the exons ATGCATGAACCTTCAACTTGGGTTGGAAAAG GTCAGCTTTTATTGACCAAAGGGGAAGTAGAACAGGCATTTGCTGCATTCAAAATTGTTTTAGATGGAGATCGTGACAATGTTCCTGCTCTTCTAGGTCAG GCATGTGTTGAATTCAACCGTGGACATTTTTCTGAATCACTAGAGCTATACAAG AGGGCCTTGCAAGTGTATCCTGATTGCCCTGCTGCTGTGAGACTTGGCATAGGCCTGTGCCGCTATCAATTGAAACAATATGGAAAGGCTAAGCAAGCATTTGAGAGAGTTTTACAG TTGGATCCAGAAAACGTGGAGGCTCTTGTTGCTCTGGCAATCATTGATCTGAACACAAATGACG CTGGTCGAATCAGAAATGGGATGGAAAAGATGCAGAGGGCATTTGAAGTATACCCTTTTTGTGCAATGGCTCTGAATTACTTGGCAAATCACTTTTTCTTTACTGGTCAACACTTTTTGGTGGAGCAATTGACTGAAACTGCGCTTGCCATTACCAACCATGGACCTACAAAATCTCATTCCTTCTACAATCTTGCTCGGTCTTACCATAGCAAG GGAGACTATGAGAAAGCTGGCTTGTACTACATGGCATCTGCAAAGGAAGCTAATAAACCTCGCGAGTTTGTATTTCCTTATTATG GGTTGGGTCAAGTTCAACTGAAGATGGGAGATCTTAGAAGTGCATTGTCAAATTTTGAGAAGGTTTTGGACGTATGTCCGGACAATTGTGATACACTGAAA GTACTTGGTCATATTTATGTTCAGCTTGGACAGGCTGACAAGGCCCAGGAGACTTTAAGGAAAGCTACAAAAATTGATCCACGTGATGCACAG GCCTTTTTAGATCTTGGAGAATTGTTGATTTCAACTGATGAAGGAGCTGCTTTGGATGCCTTTAAGACt GCTAGCAATCTCTTAAAAAAGGGAGGTCAAGAAGTACATATTGAAGTGCTCAACAATCTTGGGGTTCTTCACTTTGAAAGAGAAGAGTTTGAG CTTGCTGAAAGAATTTTTAAGGAGGCTTTAGGTGATGGGATTTGGCTAGATTTTATTGATGGTAAAGAGAGATGCCCTACTATTGACGCAAGTGCGTCCGTTCTTCAATACAAGGACATGGAATTATTTTATCGACTGGAGAGGGAAGGTCGTTCAATCGTACTACCATGGAAGAAAGTCACAACTCTATTTAATCTGGCTCGATTGTTAGAGCAGTTGCATAACATTGAAGTTGCAAGTGTACTCTATCGcttgattttgtttaaa TATCCAGACTATGTAGATGCTTACCTGAGGCTTGCGTCCATTGCAAAAGCTAGAAACTATGTTCAACTAAGCATTGAATTG GTTAATGATGCTCTGAAAGTGAACGAGAAGTGCTCAAATGCCTTGTCTATGCTAGGCGAGCTTGAGTTAAAAAATGATGACTGGGTTAGGGCAAAAGAAACTTTCCGGGCTGCAGGTGAAGCCACTGATGGAAAGGATTCTTATGCGACTCTTTCTTTG GGAAACTGGAACTACTTTGCTGCACTTCGAAATGAGAAAAGAAATCCCAAGTTGGAGGCTACCCATTTGGAAAAATCTAAAGAACTATATACAAGG GTTCTGGTACAACATCCTGCTAATTTGTATGCCGCTAATGGAGCTGGGGTCATCCTGGCTGAAAAAGGTCAATTTGATGTTTCGAAAGATATTTTTACACAA GTTCAAGAAGCTGCAAGTGGGAACATTTTTGTCCAGATGCCAGATGTGTGGATCAATTTGGCACATGTCTATTTTGCTCAAGGAAACTTTTCACTAGCTGTGAAAATG TATCAAAATTGCTTGCGGAAGTTTTATTACAATACAGATTATCAAATTCTTCTCTATCTAGCTCGTACATTTTATGAAGCTGAACAGTGGCAAGACTGCAAAAAGACCCTACTGAGAGCTATCCACTTGGCACCCTCAAATTATACTTTAAGATTTGATGCTGGTGTAGCAATGCAGAAGTTTTCAGCTTCAACACtacaaaagacaaaaaggaCAGCAGATGAG GTGCGTTCAACAGTAGTGGAGCTGGAAAATGCTGTTCGTGTTTTTAGTCAGTTATCTGCTGCCTCCAACCTCCACTTTCATGGGTTTGATGAGAAGAAGATTGATACTCATGTGTGTTACTGCAAGCACTTGCTGGAAGCTGCTGGAGTTCACCTCAAAGCAGCAGAACATGAAGAGCAGCAGATCCGTCAAAGACAAGAACTAGCACGACAAGTTGCATTTGCCGAGGATGCCCGTCGAAAAGCAGACGAACAAAGGAAATTTCAA CTGGAGAGGAGAAAACTGGAAGATGAGGAAAAGCGGATGATGCAACAGGAGCAGCATTTTAAACGTGTGAAg GAGCAATGGAAGAGCACCACACCTGCTAAACGAAGAGAAAGGTCAGAGATTGATGACGATGAAGCTGGTAATAGTGAGAAGAGGAGAAGGAAAGGTggaaagaggagaaagaaagacagGAAGGGGAAATCGCATTATGAGACAGAGGAGGCTGATAATGATATGATGGATGATCAAGAACTAGACAATGAGGATAATAACATAAGTTATAGGGAGTCCCACAGCCAAATGAATGATCAGGACGATGATGTAGAAGGGAATGATCAGGATGCTCTTGCTGAAGCTGGGCTTGAAGATTCTGATGCTGAGGATGAAGCG TTGCAGGGTGTACCTTCATCCAATGCAGGCCGACGAAGGGCCACATGGTCGGAATCGGAAGACGATGAGCCTATGCACACGCAGGGAAAGTCCAGActtgaaagagaaaactcCGCTGGACTAGAGGGTAGTGATGGAGAAATCAAATGA
- the LOC111793724 gene encoding uncharacterized protein LOC111793724, whose translation MSAISIYRPEFLGSVRYGYRNDLKFHRNVASWSMKMDSKSPQTMKEEISIQISTPLLLPKSKPSTPNELRFNRPPPGDQDLVHKKRLEFGQFVAREAVLDEELWTAAWLRAESHWENRKNERYVDSFKRKFAEQEFNAIKRRCSGLGQSCTCIVTVSKEQKHIKRTVIKSVVATLDMSLRHLMHGETFPGEREKSHVCSINKEIPNKYAYVSNLCVSKAARRQGVASNMLKFAVETARSSGIEQVYVHVHRNNTPARVLYEKIGFEVVEIASSQLLEEQTYLLCINTRKLNNAYWC comes from the exons ATGTCGGCAATCTCGATTTACAGGCCGGAGTTTTTGGGATCCGTCCGATATGGATACCGGAACGACCTCAAATTTCATAGAAATGTCGCCTCGTGGTCTAT GAAGATGGATTCTAAATCGCCTCAAACGATGAAGGAAGAGATTTCTATTCAGATTTCAACGCCTCTATTGCTACCGAAGTCGAAACCATCGACGCCAAACGAATTACGGTTCAATCGGCCGCCGCCAGGTGATCAAGATTTAGTTCACAAAAAAAGATTGGAATTCGGTCAATTCGTAGCCAGGGAGGCCGTGCTTGATGAAGAATTGTGG ACAGCGGCATGGCTTCGGGCTGAAAGTCATTGGGAGAATCGAAAAAATGAACG ATATGTTGATAGCTTCAAAAGGAAATTTGCAGAACAG GAGTTCAATGCCATTAAAAGAAGATgtagtgggcttggacagTCATGCACATGCATTGTCACG GTAAGCAAGGAACAGAAGCATATAAAACGCACGGTGATTAAAAGCGTCGTAGCCACTCTTGATATGAGCTTGCGGCATTTGATGCACGGCGAGACTTTTCCAGGG GAAAGAGAGAAGAGCCATGTATGCAGCATCAACAAAGAGATACCAAATAAATATGCATATGTTTCGAACTTATGTGTATCGAAAGCAGCACGTCGTCAGGGTGTTGCTAGCAATATGTTGAAGTTTGCAGTTGAAACAGCCAGATCCAGTG GTATCGAACAGGTATACGTGCATGTACATAGAAACAACACACCTGCCCGTGTATTGTACGAAAAGATAGGCTTTGAG GTGGTCGAAATAGCAAGCTCACAATTGTTGGAAGAACAAACTTACCTACTATGTATTAACACACGGAAGCTTAACAATGCATATTGGTGTTGA
- the LOC111792655 gene encoding 12-oxophytodienoate reductase 3-like produces the protein MAETPARNGTATLFSPFRMGKFDLSHRVVLAPMTRCRALNGIPGAALAKYYTQRSTDGGFLISEGTSISATAAGFPHVPGIYTEEQVQAWKAVVDAVHAKGSIIFCQLWHVGRASHQVYQPDGMPPISSTSTPISKRWRILLPDGSYGIYPSPRALQTHEIEDVVEHYRQAALNAIRAGFDGIEIHSAHGYLLDQFLKDGINDRTDQYGGCLSNRSRFLLKVVHAVVSAIGAYRVGVRISPAIDHLDAMDSDPLKLGLHVVDQLNKLQQEISGKLSYVHVTQPRYTAYGQTESGRPGSEDSEAEFMRSLRRAYEGTFICSGGFTRELGMQAIENGDADLVSYGRLFIANPDLAMRFKLNAPLNKYVRKTFYTQDPVVGYTDYPFLGPLSRL, from the exons ATGGCTGAAACTCCGGCGAGAAATGGAACCGCTACACTCTTCTCTCCGTTCAGGATGGGGAAGTTCGATCTCTCTCACAG AGTAGTTCTAGCGCCGATGACGAGATGCAGAGCTTTGAATGGGATTCCGGGAGCGGCGCTGGCCAAATATTACACTCAGAGGTCTACAGACGGCGGGTTTCTAATCAGCGAAGGAACTTCGATCTCCGCCACGGCGGCTGG GTTTCCACATGTTCCTGGAATTTACACGGAAGAACAGGTGCAAGCATGGAAGGCAGTGGTGGATGCTGTTCATGCCAAAGGCAGCATCATTTTCTGTCAGCTCTGGCACGTCGGCCGAGCTTCACATCAAG TTTATCAGCCTGATGGTATGCCACCAATTTCATCCACAAGCACACCCATCTCCAAGAGATGGAGAATTTTGCTTCCAGATGGCTCCTATGGCATCTACCCGAGCCCACGAGCACTGCAAACTCATGAAATCGAGGACGTGGTCGAGCATTATCGACAGGCTGCCTTGAACGCCATCCGAGCAG GGTTCGATGGGATTGAGATCCATTCAGCTCATGGTTACCTCCTGGACCAGTTCTTGAAGGATGGTATAAATGACAGAACCGACCAGTACGGAGGATGTCTCTCAAACAGGTCTAGATTCTTGTTGAAGGTAGTTCATGCCGTGGTTTCTGCTATAGGAGCATATAGAGTTGGTGTTAGAATTTCTCCAGCCATCGATCACCTCGACGCTATGGATTCCGATCCTCTCAAGTTAGGATTACATGTCGTCGATCAACTTAACAAACTCCAACAGGAAATCAGTGGAAAGTTGAGTTATGTCCATGTAACTCAGCCCCGGTACACGGCCTATGGCCAGACTGAGTCGGGCAGGCCTGGAAGTGAAGACTCGGAGGCTGAGTTCATGAGGAGTTTGAGAAGAGCTTATGAAGGAACGTTCATTTGTAGCGGTGGGTTCACTCGTGAATTGGGAATGCAAGCGATCGAGAACGGAGATGCCGACTTGGTGTCGTATGGTAGGCTGTTCATTGCGAACCCTGACTTGGCTATGAGATTTAAACTGAATGCACCACTGAACAAGTATGTTAGGAAAACGTTCTATACACAAGATCCTGTTGTTGGCTACACTGACTATCCATTTCTTGGGCCTCTTTCTCGTCTTTGA
- the LOC111792658 gene encoding growth-regulating factor 5-like isoform X1: MCTRSMFPFTSAQWQELEHQALIFKYMVSGIPIPPDLLFSIKRSTLDSPFTSKLFPHHPQHVGWNYLQMSLGRKIDPEPGRCRRTDGKKWRCSKEAYPDSKYCERHMHRGKNRSRKPVDVLKTTATNDINRLSNPAFSSLTNNSSLLSYRPFPAHQISSTSNGNGLSPQDTNTLLLLESGSYSDRNPDYRRSRDTYGLKEKVDEYAFFSQEPSESAARADSLQLTPLTMSCSSLYPKQNNCSSLQNDQSCYQLHQSLTDPLKQQKRDESQKTVHRFFDEWPPKERGSRLDFEDKSSNTGSVSTIRPSTSIPTTSNDFPIFGFNNP, encoded by the exons ATGTGCACCAGAAGTATGTTTCCCTTCACCTCAGCTCAGTGGCAGGAGCTTGAACATCAAGCTCTCATCTTCAAATACATGGTTTCCGGCATTCCTATACCTCCTGATCTCCTCTTCAGTATTAAAAGAAGTACCTTGGACTCTCCTTTCACTTCTAAGCTTTTCCCCCACCATCCTCAACatg TAGGGTGGAACTATTTGCAAATGAGTTTAGGGAGGAAGATAGACCCAGAACCAGGGAGGTGCAGAAGAACTGATGGGAAAAAGTGGAGATGCTCAAAAGAGGCGTATCCAGATTCGAAGTACTGTGAGAGGCACATGCATAGAGGCAAAAATCGTTCAAGAAAGCCTGTGGATGTTTTGAAAACGACAGCAACAAATGATATTAACCGCCTTTCAAATCCAGCGTTTTCTTCCCTAACCAACAATTCATCCTTACTCTCCTATCGGCCCTTCCCCGCTCATCAAATATCTTCAACTTCTAATGGGAATGGCCTATCACCCCAAGACACTAATACCCTCTTGCTTCTGGAATCTGGTTCTTACTCGGACAGAAACCCAGATTACAG AAGAAGTAGGGATACTTATGGGCTAAAAGAGAAAGTAGATGAGTATGCCTTCTTCTCACAAGAACCATCTGAAAGTGCTGCAAGAGCCGATTCTCTGCAACTGACACCACTAACGATGAGTTGTTCTTCTCTATACCCAAAACAGAATAACTGCTCTTCTTTGCAGAATGATCAGTCCTGCTATCAGCTTCACCAGAGCCTCACAGACCCTTTGAAGCAACAAAAGAGAGATGAATCACAGAAGACAGTTCATCGATTCTTCGATGAATGGCCTCCAAAAGAGAGAGGATCACGGCTTGATTTCGAAGATAAATCATCAAATACTGGCTCAGTTTCCACCATTCGGCCCTCAACTTCGATTCCCACCACTTCCAACGACTTCCCCATTTTCGGATTCAACAACCCATAA
- the LOC111792619 gene encoding auxin-binding protein ABP19a-like produces MASHSPTLLSMANKMVLPLFFAFSVLASFSHALVQDFCVADLKSPDTPAGFPCKKVSLVTEKDFVYSGLGVAGNTSNLIKAAVTPAFTAQFPGVNGLGISLARLDLAVGGVIPFHTHPAASEVLLVVEGTICAGFVSSANTVYFKTLNKGDIMVFPQGLLHFQINSGKGGALGFVSFSSANPGLQILDFALFGNELPTDIVAKTTFLDPATIKKLKGVLGGSG; encoded by the exons ATGGCCTCTCATTCCCCTACTTTGTTATCCATGGCTAACAAGATGGtgcttcctcttttcttcGCCTTCTCCGTCCTCGCCTCCTTTTCCCACGCTCTCGTCCAAGACTTCTGCGTCGCCGACCTCAAATCCCCCGACACGCCCGCTGGCTTCCCTTGCAAGAAGGTGTCACTTGTTACTGAAAAAGACTTTGTTTACTCCGGCCTCGGTGTTGCTG GTAACACGTCAAATCTCATCAAGGCGGCTGTGACTCCAGCCTTCACTGCTCAATTTCCCGGCGTGAATGGCCTCGGAATCTCATTGGCTCGTCTTGACCTTGCGGTTGGCGGTGTGATACCGTTCCACACCCACCCTGCTGCCTCCGAAGTTCTGCTCGTCGTCGAAGGCACAATCTGCGCCGGGTTTGTTTCGTCGGCGAATACCGTCTACTTCAAGACATTGAACAAAGGTGACATTATGGTATTCCCTCAAGGGCTACTACATTTCCAAATAAACTCCGGCAAGGGCGGTGCTCTTGGATTTGTTAGCTTTAGTAGTGCCAACCCAGGGCTGCAAATTCTCGACTTCGCCTTGTTCGGTAACGAATTGCCGACCGATATCGTCGCGAAGACGACGTTCTTGGACCCTGCTACGATCAAAAAGCTTAAGGGCGTTCTGGGCGGAAGTGGTTAG
- the LOC111792658 gene encoding growth-regulating factor 5-like isoform X2 yields the protein MCTRSMFPFTSAQWQELEHQALIFKYMVSGIPIPPDLLFSIKRSTLDSPFTSKLFPHHPQHVGWNYLQMSLGRKIDPEPGRCRRTDGKKWRCSKEAYPDSKYCERHMHRGKNRSRKPVDVLKTTATNDINRLSNPAFSSLTNNSSLLSYRPFPAHQISSTSNGNGLSPQDTNTLLLLESGSYSDRNPDYRSRDTYGLKEKVDEYAFFSQEPSESAARADSLQLTPLTMSCSSLYPKQNNCSSLQNDQSCYQLHQSLTDPLKQQKRDESQKTVHRFFDEWPPKERGSRLDFEDKSSNTGSVSTIRPSTSIPTTSNDFPIFGFNNP from the exons ATGTGCACCAGAAGTATGTTTCCCTTCACCTCAGCTCAGTGGCAGGAGCTTGAACATCAAGCTCTCATCTTCAAATACATGGTTTCCGGCATTCCTATACCTCCTGATCTCCTCTTCAGTATTAAAAGAAGTACCTTGGACTCTCCTTTCACTTCTAAGCTTTTCCCCCACCATCCTCAACatg TAGGGTGGAACTATTTGCAAATGAGTTTAGGGAGGAAGATAGACCCAGAACCAGGGAGGTGCAGAAGAACTGATGGGAAAAAGTGGAGATGCTCAAAAGAGGCGTATCCAGATTCGAAGTACTGTGAGAGGCACATGCATAGAGGCAAAAATCGTTCAAGAAAGCCTGTGGATGTTTTGAAAACGACAGCAACAAATGATATTAACCGCCTTTCAAATCCAGCGTTTTCTTCCCTAACCAACAATTCATCCTTACTCTCCTATCGGCCCTTCCCCGCTCATCAAATATCTTCAACTTCTAATGGGAATGGCCTATCACCCCAAGACACTAATACCCTCTTGCTTCTGGAATCTGGTTCTTACTCGGACAGAAACCCAGATTACAG AAGTAGGGATACTTATGGGCTAAAAGAGAAAGTAGATGAGTATGCCTTCTTCTCACAAGAACCATCTGAAAGTGCTGCAAGAGCCGATTCTCTGCAACTGACACCACTAACGATGAGTTGTTCTTCTCTATACCCAAAACAGAATAACTGCTCTTCTTTGCAGAATGATCAGTCCTGCTATCAGCTTCACCAGAGCCTCACAGACCCTTTGAAGCAACAAAAGAGAGATGAATCACAGAAGACAGTTCATCGATTCTTCGATGAATGGCCTCCAAAAGAGAGAGGATCACGGCTTGATTTCGAAGATAAATCATCAAATACTGGCTCAGTTTCCACCATTCGGCCCTCAACTTCGATTCCCACCACTTCCAACGACTTCCCCATTTTCGGATTCAACAACCCATAA